Proteins encoded by one window of Anomalospiza imberbis isolate Cuckoo-Finch-1a 21T00152 chromosome 20, ASM3175350v1, whole genome shotgun sequence:
- the IFT20 gene encoding intraflagellar transport protein 20 homolog has protein sequence MARAALGAAGLHFDELNKLRVLEPEVAAQTAQLREECRAFVDKTAEFQKIVGSLVELVDQLAKAAESEKMKAIGAQNLLKSIAKQREAQEQQLQALIAEKKMQLERYRIEYETLCKVEADQNEFIDQFIFQK, from the exons ATGGCGCGGGCGGCGCTGGGCGCGGCGGGGCTGCACTTTGACGAGCTGAACAAGCTGCGGGTGCTGGAGCCCGAGGTGGCGGCGCAGACGGCGCAGCTCCGCGAGGAGTGCCGGGCCTTCGTGGACA aaacagcagaatttcagaaaataGTGGGCAGCTTGGTTGAGCTCGTTGACCAACTGGCCAAAGCTGCGGAAAGTGAGAAGATGAAG GCCATCGGGGCGCAGAACCTGCTGAAGTCGATCGCAAAGCAGAGGGaggctcaggagcagcagctccaggctttGATAGCTGAGAAAAAGATGCAGCTGGAAAG GTACCGGATCGAGTACGAGACTCTCTGCAAAGTCGAAGCGGACCAGAACGAATTCATCGACCAGTTCATTTTCCAGAAATAG
- the TMEM97 gene encoding sigma intracellular receptor 2 translates to MAAAPRWRERLFALYFLSHIPITALIDLQPLLPAGIAPRALTDLLQQYATAFRDPMMLQPPEWFKAFIYCEAFLQLPFFPIAAYAFLKGGCRWIRTPAIIYSTHVATTLFAILAHILFHDFSKSEHAGPQTLRERLVLLSIYLPYLLIPLLLLFTMLCNPHYKHVEKRKRK, encoded by the exons ATGGCGGCGGCTCCGCGGTGGCGGGAGCGGCTCTTCGCCCTCTATTTCCTCTCGCACATCCCCATCACGGCGCTCATCGACCTCCAGCCGCTGCTGCCCGCCGGGATCGCGCCGCGGGCC ctGACAGACCTGTTGCAGCAGTATGCAACTGCCTTCAGGGACCCCATGATGCTGCAGCCCCCAGAGTGGTTCAAGGCGTTCATCTACTGCGAAGCCTTTCTCCAGCTGCCCTTCTTCCCCATCGCTGCCTACGCCTTCCTGAAAG GTGGCTGCAGATGGATCAGGACTCCTGCCATTATCTACTCCACCCACGTGGCCACCACTCTGTTTGCCATCCTGGCCCACATCCTGTTCCACGACTTCTCCAAGTCGGAGCACGCGGGCCCGCAGACGCTGCGCGAGCGCCTCGTGCTGCTCTCCATCTACCTGCCGTACCTGCTGatcccactgctgctcctgttcACCATGCTCTGCAACCCCCACTACAAACACgtggagaagaggaaaaggaagtaG
- the TNFAIP1 gene encoding BTB/POZ domain-containing adapter for CUL3-mediated RhoA degradation protein 2 → MSGDTCLGSALCPAAGHKPKAGGLKGGNLGNKYVRLNVGGSLYYTTVQVLTRHDTMLKAMFSGRMEVLTDKEGWILIDRCGKHFGTILNYLRDDTIALPKHRQEIKALMAEAKYYLIQGLVDMCQAALQDKKDLYEPVCSIPIITSPKEEERLIESSMKPVVKLLYNRSNNKYSYTSNSDDNLLKNIELFDKLSLRFNGRVLFIKDVIGDEICCWSFYGQGRKLAEVCCTSIVYATEKKQTKVEFPEARIYEETLNVLLYETPRVPDNSLLEATSRSRSQASHSEDDEGFELRDRVRRIHVKRYSTYDDRQLGH, encoded by the exons ATGTCGGGGGACACGTGCCTGGGCAGCGCCCTGTGCCCGGCCGCGGGCCACAAGCCCAAGGCCGGCGGGCTGAAGGGCGGCAACCTGGGGAACAAGTACGTGCGGCTCAACGTCGGCGGCTCCCTGTACTACACCACGGTGCAGGTGCTCACCAGGCACGACACCATGCTCAAGGCCATGTTCAGCGGCAGGATGGAGGTGCTCACCGACAAGGAAG GCTGGATCCTTATAGACCGTTGTGGGAAGCACTTTGGAACAATTTTAAATTATCTCAGAGATGACACGATTGCACTTCCAAAACACAGGCAGGAGATCAAAGCGTTGATGGCAGAAGCCAAATACTATCTCATCCAGGGCTTAGTGGACATGTgccaagcagccctgcag GACAAGAAAGACTTGTATGAACCTGTCTGCAGCATCCCTATTATCACCTCTCCGAAAGAAGAGGAGAGACTGATAGAGTCATCAATGAAA CCTGTTGTTAAACTGCTGTATAATAGAAGCAACAATAAATACTCCTACACCAG TAACTCTGATGACAACTTGCTGAAGAACATCGAGCTGTTTGACAAGCTGTCCCTGCGGTTCAACGGCCGAGTGCTGTTCATCAAGGACGTGATCGGGGACGAGATCTGCTGCTGGTCCTTCTACGGGCAGGGCCGCAAGCTGGCCGAGGTCTGCTGCACCTCCATCGTCTACGCCACGGAGAAGAAGCAAACCAAG GTCGAGTTCCCTGAGGCACGGATTTATGAGGAAACACTAAACGTGTTGCTGTACGAGACGCCCCGAGTCCCAGATAACTCGCTGCTGGAGGCCACGAGCCGCAGCCGGAGCCAGGCCTCGCACAGCGAGGACGACGAGGGCTTCGAGCTGCGCGACCGCGTGCGCCGCATCCACGTCAAGAGATACAGCACCTACGACGACCGCCAGCTCGGCCACTAG